Part of the Haliotis asinina isolate JCU_RB_2024 chromosome 8, JCU_Hal_asi_v2, whole genome shotgun sequence genome is shown below.
TGCATCTCAATGCACACCGTATTCAACTTGAACGTTTGTGtttttggatgaacaagatACTTACATGCGTACGTATTCAATGCTAGTAACTGGGATCATCTTTCGTTGACATTTGCAACATCATCACCCAGACTATTTTCAGTCATCTTGTCTTTGCACATTCTGCACATTATCAACGCAAATGATGTCTACACCTCATACTGATATTGTTAATTTAGTAGCTATACATGCACGCCCTTTGGTCTGTCTCCTAGTACAAAGTATGCGTTTCTCAGTTATTCTGTTATGATAAAACATTGATTAGAACGAGAATGACCTGGTACTATGATGTTATTCTCAGTCACATAGCATTAACTTTTCATCATACTTACAGTTGATTTACTTTTTTTCTGTTAAACCTAAATATCAATTTGGAgtgtatatattattttctgGACCGCTCTGGAGATAAGATTCTGTAATGAAACGAAAGATTTCATTACTGTGTCGTTCATTGCCAAATCAGGATTAACAGATTTGAGCATTAATACCATTTTCCACATAATATCATATTCCTTTAGTTGGGTGGACAGAATTTCAGAGTCTTGATACCTTGATATACTCACCCCAAATTCAAGCTGTAGTGTTGAGTCACATAGTGAATGTCATAATGTAAAGTTAACAAGCTTCCTCTCGATGATAAACCTATTTACAGGCAAACATATGCATCTACATTGATATTTATATCAAGCTACAACCTGTGATTCATGAACTAAAGCCAACAGTTGGTTATagctacttgggttgtcagtcaagacgtGATGAAGTAGCTGTACGACggcgtcgtattggccacagcCGTCTTTCTCATGACTGTATGTTGAAAACGGACGTGGATGGGGCTCCTGTGTGTCTCTCTTGCAATGAAGTGTTCACCACCACACACATTTTGCTTTGCTGTGTGGACTTCTTGACTGCAAGGAACTCCAACTATGTTGTGAAGAATTCTGAATGATCTACTTTCCCATGTGAACGGGCATCTGGCGTAAATGTCCTGAGGGAAGGTGACCTGAATCATAAACTGTAGTTTTGTAACGAGAATAACGAATTGATTGCTTTTGTATTTGATGCCGTGACATGTTGCGTCTTTTACAAATGatagtgaaatgaaaatacatgtttttgaaacaaaaccttTCCTGGACCATGGTCTTACAAGGTAATAAACGCAACctgatctcgtcactatatggcttaCAAAATGCCAATGCCACGTGAAGCTCAACTCAATTCAATTGCAACCTTTGATCAATAATATCAAACGAATTTTGCATTGGCCTATTTTATAGAAGATTCAGATTCAACACAACCATCCCTCTACTCAAGAAGATGTCGGACTACTCAAAGAAGATGATGAACCATGTTGGCGTCAGTGGTGTCATGATATGTTTGTCACTGGCACGGGACCTAGGAGTAGTGGACGTGCTCATTGAAGCCAAACAGCCTCTTACATCACAACAAGTGGCTGAAAAGCTAAACCTTCGAGAAAGGTATTGTGGAAACCGATGTGTTAACCAGCAATCAGTCAATAACATACATCCTTCTGAAACCAACAATCAAAACAGACATACGTTAAATATAAAGTTAATGGAAATAACTAAGATATAACTAAGAATACACATTACtgcaaatgaattacaatagtAGAAAAATAGAGCGCCAGTACAGATACATTTTCTATATTCTGTTTAAAAAGTCAAGCAAGCACACTACTTTTCTGAATCTAACAATCAAAACCGCACTGCAATAACAACTCTGTTTCACACTGAATAGCACTGCCACATGCAGGGAAGCATGGAGAAGGGATGGCAAACTAACAACAACATTTTAGAGGCACATTGATCAAATGGATCCATCTCAAACATTTTCTTGGTTGCACATGTACTGAAGAAGCGGTGACAAACAACACTGTCAAACACATTAGTAGATCGCATCCATCTAAAAACATCACAATCAACTCATGTACAATGACAGACTGGACCCGATATAAACATTTCTTGTCCAGTCCCTATAATAGTTTTTCTCGCGACCTTTGGGTGACGAAAACCATAAGAACCACTGGCTACCAGAACCTGTTCATGGGAAAGGCACTGTCCCTAATATCGACTTTATACTATTACAGGACTATATGTGATTGAATTTTGGTATCATTCCACTAAATACATGTTCTAATGACGTACATTGTATGTTTATGTCCAAAGGTATGTACGTGAGATCCTGGGTTCCCTGGCTGTCGGGGAAGTCATCAACGTGGATGACATGTCCACAAAGTTCCATGTTCAAGAAgatcacaaacaaacattagtGACAATGTCAATATTTTCCAGACTTCTGCCACAGTTGGGTATGAGATATAATAATGTTAAGGCCTGTGCTCAACAAGAGAACCTTGGCGGTAAGATCATGGCATATATACGTGTCAAAATAATTTCATCTATATGATGCGTAGAAAATGATGTGCATTTCCATTCCTAGACATGTGTAGTAAGCCAGCAAGGAGTGGACGTGGAGAAAGAAGCGAAGTTAGGTGTCAGTTTTCATTCGAAGAATATCTCAGGAAAAACTTTCTCTCTCGAAAAAAGTCCATCCTGGGACGAATCCTGGCAAGACCTGTTCATATACTGACATACagttatcatcattattattcaaGTTCATGAAATACTTGTAACTATTGTTATCTGCCCCAATCTTCTCAGAATGAACAATATGACAAACTAGTCACTTTATGATGTCCTTCATAAGACGTTAATAACCACGATTCACTCCTTAAAGTCGTGCCTATGTTTTTTATAAACATCACTATTTAAGTGATGCTTTCAAAACTCCACTTCATAATAATTTGATAGTCAGATGCAAATAAGATCTTTTTGGTCCAGTGTAGAGATAATGATTCAAGGTGACAGAAAACACAAATTAGTATCATTGATTTACAAGACGGATTACAAATGACACGATTTCATTCACACAATGTGGCTTTCTTTTCCTTGAAACTTTTTATCTGTTTTAGTTGATGTCGGGCAAACTTTATGACTAGCAAATTCCAGCAGCTCCAGTTTTAATGGCACGATGTCACACACTTTCGAAACTATTGGGACCTGATTACATATAATATGCATTATTTATTTGCAGAAAAGTGTATATATTGCCTTTAAAGTAAGATGTCAACTTCTTGCAGCGCACAACCGTCATACTTTGCATTCCAGTGTGTATAATGGCACAATGCTCTGTTTATAGGAATGGACTACAGCGAAAGTTCTGAGAAGTTTGACATACTAAAAGAGATTCTGGTGACAATCAAGAAAGATATAGTGGATACGGACATCCTGCCTGCCATTCCTCAGATGGCACAATGGTTAGGTGGGTAGATGTAATAAAATAATGAAAGCACTAGAAACGATTCCTACACCAGAATCATTTCGGATTACAATTACACAATAGGTTATGAAATTTCTCATTCACAAGCCCTCAATAAAATTTGGAAACCTTATCAGGTTTACAACAGACAACAAAAAGCAACTGTGAAATAGTAATGAAAGTAAAATGTCTTTTGCGTGTAGATCAAGATACCGTGTGCCCACGACACTTTCATATCTCTGAATCGGAGGTAAAAACTTCATTGGAATTTAACTTGGATTCACACCTTCACAACTTCTTAGAGCTGGGGCTTTTTATGGTAGATGTCAACATAGGCCTTCTTGTCATTGCACGACTTTCCCACTATTTACTGAAACAGATTGGAATCTATTACATAAAAGACTATTACGGTCTTGTCTAGAGCCACGTGTCATCAAGACCCCTCCTTTACCATCCAATGCTGTCCCACATGTTAAATATACCCGAGTAAACGGTTGGTAGTTGATTTACCTCAGGAAAAAGCTCAAGGTGTGTAGCCATGAAATGGGTACATATATCTGTCacattaacttcatttcatttcacttacagaaTCTGGGATCACAGTTGCGGAAATTGGCTGTGCAACAGGAGTCCTGGTGAACAAATTAGCCTCTCGTTTCAAGAACAGCACCTTCCTTGGTTCCGATGTGGCAAGCCAGCCACTGGAAGAAGCCAGAGCATATGCATACAGCCGTGGAATTCAGAATATCACTTTTAGCAGTGACAATATTGACACAATATCTGAAAAGTACAACGAGAGTTTCGACTGGATACTAACTCGCCATGTTATTCACGACCTAACATGTCCACAACAGGCCTTAAACCAGATCTACCGATGTCTCAAACCGGGGGGTATTTACAGCATGATTGACGTGGGAATTGAGGGAGGAATTGCTGGTAACGTTGCAAACGGGACATCTATGTTCTACTACTGGGCAAGCACATTCATGTGCATCCCTGAGAGCTTCCGTCAGCCTGACTCTGCAGCTCTTGGGGCAACATGGGATGCACCTTTGGCAAGAGAGATGGTTGCCAAAGCTGGTTTCACCATCGTAAACGAGTCTACGAGTCACACTGATGAGAAGGAGATCCACTTTGTCTGTCAGAAGTAGTCTTTGGTAGTCCTTGCTTTGGAATTTGACTGGAAAATTGCCCAGTAGAAGTATTTCGTTCCATTTCTGAATGTTGAGGTGCTACAAGTTTGACCGAACGTatgtatatttgggattacacattcttagtgaagtacaaaagttttcaatgaataactgtacaaatatatttcaaatcgTTTAGGGTGCTTCCAAGATGTAGTGGAGAATTCTTTATTTCTCTCCAGAAGTCACCATGAGAGTTATGAGACTGAATGGAAGACACTTAAGCTCTAAATACATATGAGTTTGATACAGAAAACTATAATCCCATTTTCATTGCAAAGGAGCAGCAGTGACATGGGTGATTCAGAAATTGAAGAAGTCGGAACTTGCTATATTCAAATCTTTACAACTGCAGGAACTACTGGTCAGTAGGTAAAATAATTCAGTTCAGGGTCTGTGACTATGAGATCAAAACTGGATAGGGCGGATCGCGTTACCTTCAATTTGAAAATACGCTGTCTGGTAAGGAGATCTTCATGCTAGTGTATGTGACACACATTCCCATACTCATGCATACAAATCGCATGTCAGCTGTTCATACACATGATGCATACAAATTGCCTGTGACATAGTGCAGTGAGCAGATACACAGCACAACATAATCTCGGGCAGATTTTGCTCACTCACAAGCTTTGAATTTCCATCTCGTGTTGAAGTTTGTCAAGAACGGCTGTCAAGAATATTTCTGTGAGTATTTGGTCGAAAAATTGTGAAGTATTAATTTTTGTTGTACTAGTGTTGTTGATGAAACCTGTTCTTATTTGTCTTAAATAAACATAGCAAAGTACGTGTGTATGTATCTTCGAAGGAACCAAATCTGGAATACAATAATTATacaacatatttgtaattatatACAGCCGCCACAGTGACCAGATCTGGGACAAATACAATAGAGAATTATATGTGTCGATTTTGATTGTATTTCATCgataaacaataaatcacatatTTTCAGGCCATCTGCTTGTGTAGGCCTTTACCAATGTACGTGTGTTCTGATGTATGTCGGTTCCTCATACCTTGTAATGTTGTTTGGTAGTCAAGTGTGTTTCTTCTACTCGTTTGAGACAATTTGtgatgtattgcaatatgtcaTGCTATCTCTTTCGATGAGTTTTTTAAGAATAAAGTTCTTACATGAAAACTGGGTGTTATTCCAAgacgtgtagatcagcggaaaacaacgatacatgaatgaaatgttttggagcaatgcattgctatcttgtccatttcatgagaataataggcattactgctgtccaccaggtggcaggtggtgttgaagtcagtaccacGTGGGTCGTTGGATGTTAAGTTGTGGtatccttctccattcctcaTGCAGCATGTGGgacaactgttgaagattctaTGATGGATTACGACACGTCGACGTACCCGTCCAGCGATCTGATCCCAGAGGTGTTCGGttgggtttagatccggggatctAGAGGGCCATgggagggtattgatgttgttattggctaggtagtccacggtggcaAGTGCTGTAAGCCGCCTggcgttgtcctgctggaagggctgacggtcaacaaggtgaaggactTGCGGATGGACAATCTGGTCAATGCATCGATTGGTCGTCAGATTGCCTTGGGCAAGCACAAGTTCCGATCTGCGGGTGTATGAGATTctctccccacaccataacactcccttcaccgaatctgtccacctgtctgaagagttaggagcaaaacgttcatgacgtcgtaTGTAGTCACGGTCTTTACCACCACGTCGCCTGAGGAGATaacgggattcatcgctaaaccacACGCACCTtcagtttgccaggttccataTCAGCACCGCGTTACACCATCTCACCATGCAGTCACATAGGTGGGTTCCCCGGGTGTACTGATCTTGAacaggtgtggtgactctaggtcttcctgatcttggacggtcattcGTCGAAATTGTTTGACAAAATCGATCCCACATTCGAGTTATTATGCTGGGATGAActttgaagatccttgccacctcactgtttgattcgccagcttgcaatcatccaattgcctgatttcgatcggcagcgttgagacgCCCCATTGCCGTGTACAGTACTGGCAAAGATAATGGATGAAATGGTGAGATTCATTTGGCTCTTTTATAGTCAAatgctgtactcatgctttGCACATGAGAAAtgtaaatttttaaacttatcctatctcacgatttgcacttctctctcttgcttcgacgctgagtggaacgacttagaactttcctgtaggcctctcttgtccatatgccCGTGTTCCCTAGGCTGCTCTCCTTACAGGACGGGTCCCTTAGCCCATGCAGAGCATGCAGCATGCTCCCCTATCTACCCACGTGACTACCTCAGAGAGatcattcttcttcttgtcgCACGACAGAGTGGACGTATCTTAGTTCGTGTATAGAGTTTGAGTTGTTTTGTATTATGAGGAAAACAGATCCTCCGAACAAGAAGCGTAAGTTTTGCGCTCAGTGTAAAACTATTTTTTCGACTTTGGACCCACACATATCGTGTGTTGATTGTGTGGGTCAATGTTCTTGGGAGAAACGTTGTGAGAAGTGTGCAGGTTTATCAACTGAAGATTTCAAGGCTTATAAGCGGGTTTGTGCTCGTAGGATTGCAGATAGAGCTAGGAATGCATCTGCTGACCAAGGCCCCACTCCTACCAAGAAACCACGCCTGGATCGTCCTACCGTCACCCCTCGTCGTTTGAAATCCCCGTTCTCCGAGGCGGAGGATTTTTTTGACGCTTCTTCAGATTCTTACCTTTCGGAAGATTTTCGGAAGCTTTTGGGGACGCATTCTTCACCTGGCTCAACGTCTCAGGCCGGCTCTAGGGTAGTTGTTATGGATAAACCTTTAGTATCTACTGTCTCCCCCGATCTGCGGTCTACACTCTTGGTTTCTAGGGCCTCTGGTTCGTCTCAAAACGTGACAACAATCGCTTCGGTTCACCGATCTGCATCACCTGCATTACCAAATAATTCCGTTTCTCCAAGTCATTCAAGGTGATCACGTTCGATTCATCGATCTGTTTCGTCGGAACGTTCAAGTTCTAGTAGGTCTAGATCGCCTGACAGGTTGTCTCGAATCC
Proteins encoded:
- the LOC137295115 gene encoding S-adenosylmethionine-dependent methyltransferase Rv2258c-like, translating into MSDYSKKMMNHVGVSGVMICLSLARDLGVVDVLIEAKQPLTSQQVAEKLNLRERYVREILGSLAVGEVINVDDMSTKFHVQEDHKQTLVTMSIFSRLLPQLGMRYNNVKACAQQENLGGMDYSESSEKFDILKEILVTIKKDIVDTDILPAIPQMAQWLESGITVAEIGCATGVLVNKLASRFKNSTFLGSDVASQPLEEARAYAYSRGIQNITFSSDNIDTISEKYNESFDWILTRHVIHDLTCPQQALNQIYRCLKPGGIYSMIDVGIEGGIAGNVANGTSMFYYWASTFMCIPESFRQPDSAALGATWDAPLAREMVAKAGFTIVNESTSHTDEKEIHFVCQK